One genomic segment of Erythrolamprus reginae isolate rEryReg1 chromosome 2, rEryReg1.hap1, whole genome shotgun sequence includes these proteins:
- the LOC139160083 gene encoding zinc finger protein 850-like isoform X3, whose protein sequence is MLRHQKAHTREKPFGCPICGKSFSQNSHLLTHQRIHTGEKPFECPDCGKSYSLNSHLLTHQRIHTGEKPFECPICGKSFSDNSRLVQHQRTHTGEKPFECPDCGKSFSQNSHMLRHQKAHTRDKPWTHTGEKPFESPDCGKSFSNNSSLLTHQRTHTGEKPFKCHDCGKRFSKNSSLVTHQRIHTGEKPFECPDCGKSFSQNSHLLTHQRIHTGEKPFECPYCGKSYSLNSHLLTHQRIHTGEKPFECPACGKCFTQNSHLLTHQRIHTGEKPFKCHDCGKSFSDNSSLVTHRRTHTGEKPFECPDCGKSFSQNSHLLTHQRIHTGEKPFECLICEKSFSDNSSLVKHQRTHTGEKPFECIDCGKSFSENSSLVTHRRTHRGEKPFECPDCGKSFSQNSHLVTHQRIHTGEKPFECPVCGKSFSQNSHLLTHQRIHTGEKPFECPDCGKSYSLNSHLLTHQRIHTGEKPFECPACGKCFTQNSHLRTHQRIHTGEKPFKCPICGKSFSDNSRLVTHRRTHTGEKPFECPDCGKSFSQNSHLLTHQRIHTGEKPFECPICGKSFSDNSSLVQHQRTHTGEKPFECTDCGKSFSENSSLVTHRRTHTGEKPFECPDCGKSFSQNSHMLRHQKAHTRDKPWC, encoded by the exons atGCTGAGACACCAGAAGgctcacacaagagagaaaccctttggATGTCctatttgtgggaaaagtttcagtcagaattcccacctgttgacacaccagaggattcacacaggagagaaaccctttgaatgtcctgattgtgggaaaagttacaGTCTGAATTCCCACCTGttgacacaccagaggattcacacaggagagaaaccttttgaatgtcctatctgtgggaaaagctttagtgataattcccgcctggtgcaacaccagaggactcacacaggagagaaaccctttgaatgtcctgactgtgggaaaagtttcagtcagaattcccacatGCTGAGACACCAGAAGGCTCACACAAGAGATAAACCCTG gactcacacaggagagaaaccctttgaatctcctgactgtgggaaaagctttagtaaTAATTCCAGCCTGctaacacaccagaggactcacacaggagagaagccctttAAATGTcatgactgtgggaaacgttttagtaaGAATTCtagcctggtgacacaccagaggattcacacaggagagaaaccctttgaatgtcctgattgtggcaaaagtttcagtcagaattcccacctgttgacacaccagaggattcacacaggagagaaaccctttgaatgtccttatTGTGGCAAAAGTTACAGTCTGAATTCCCACCTGttgacacaccagaggattcacacaggagagaaaccctttgaatgtcctgcctgtggcaaatgtttcacacagaattcccacctgctgacccaccagaggattcacacaggagagaaaccctttaaatgtcatgattgtggaaaaagctttagtgataattccagcctggtgacacatcggaggactcacacaggagagaaaccctttgaatgtcctgactgtgggaaaagtttcagtcagaattcccacctgctgacgcaccagaggattcacacaggagagaaaccttttgaatgtcttaTCTGTGAGAAAagctttagtgataattccagcctagtgaaacatcagaggactcacacaggagagaaaccctttgaatgtattgactgtgggaaaagctttagtgaaaattccagcctggtgacacaccggaggactcacagaggagagaaaccctttgaatgtcctgactgtgggaaaagtttcagtcagaattcccacctggtgacacaccagaggattcacacaggagagaaaccctttgaatgtcctgtttgtggcaaaagtttcagtcagaattcccacctgctgacacaccagaggattcacacaggagagaaaccctttgaatgtcctgattgtggcaaAAGTTACAGTCTGAATTCCCACTTGttgacacaccagaggattcacacaggagagaaaccctttgagtgtCCTGCCTGTGGCAAATGTTTCACACAGAATTCCCACCTGCGGacccaccagaggattcacacaggagagaaaccctttaaatgtcctatctgtgggaaaagctttagtgaTAATTCCCGCCTGGTGACacaccggaggactcacacaggagagaaaccctttgaatgtcctgactgtgggaaaagtttcagtcagaattcccacctgctgacccaccagaggattcacacaggagagaaaccttttgaatgtcctatctgtgggaaaagctttagtgataattccagcctcgtgcaacaccagaggactcacacaggagagaaacccttcgaatgtactgactgtgggaaaagctttagtgaaaattccagcctggtgacacatcggaggactcacacaggagagaaaccctttgaatgtcctgactgtgggaaaagtttcagtcagaattcccacatGCTGAGACACCAGAAGGCTCACACAAGAGATAAACCCTGGTGTTAA
- the LOC139160083 gene encoding zinc finger protein 850-like isoform X1: protein MTHQSTHTGEKPFECPIYRKNLSNNSSLVKHRRTHTGEKPFESPDCGKSFSNNSSLLTHQRTHTGEKPFKCHDCGKRFSKNSSLVTHQRIHTGEKPFECPDCGKSFSQNSHLLTHQRIHTGEKPFECPYCGKSYSLNSHLLTHQRIHTGEKPFECPACGKCFTQNSHLLTHQRIHTGEKPFKCHDCGKSFSDNSSLVTHRRTHTGEKPFECPDCGKSFSQNSHLLTHQRIHTGEKPFECLICEKSFSDNSSLVKHQRTHTGEKPFECIDCGKSFSENSSLVTHRRTHRGEKPFECPDCGKSFSQNSHLVTHQRIHTGEKPFECPVCGKSFSQNSHLLTHQRIHTGEKPFECPDCGKSYSLNSHLLTHQRIHTGEKPFECPACGKCFTQNSHLRTHQRIHTGEKPFKCPICGKSFSDNSRLVTHRRTHTGEKPFECPDCGKSFSQNSHLLTHQRIHTGEKPFECPICGKSFSDNSSLVQHQRTHTGEKPFECTDCGKSFSENSSLVTHRRTHTGEKPFECPDCGKSFSQNSHMLRHQKGTHTGEKPFECPICGKSFSDNSSLVKHRRTHTGEKPFECPDCGKSFSQNSHLLTHRRFHTGEKPFECPICEKSFSDNSSLVKHRRTHTGEKPFECPICEKSFSDNSSLVKHRRSHTGEKPFECPDCGKSFSQNSHLLTHRRFHTGEKPFECPICEKSFSDNSSLVKHRRTHTGEKPFECPICEKSFSDNSSLVKHRRSHTGEKPFECPDCGKSFSQNSSLVRYQRIHTGEKPFECPICEKSFSDNSSLVKHRRTHTGEKPFECPICEKSFSDNSSLVKHLRTHTGEKPFECPDCGKSFSQNSLLLTHQSIHTGEKPFECPICEKSFSDNSSLVKHRRTHTGEKPFECTDCGKSFSENSSLVTHRRTHTGEKPFECHDCGKSFSQSSHMLRHKKAHTGEKPFECPDCGKCFSQNSHMLRHRTIHTGEKPFECPDCGKSYSLNSHMLTHQRTHTGEKPFECPICGKSFSDNSSLVRHRRTHTGEKPFECPDCGKSFRQNSSLVTHQRTHTGEKPFECPICGKSFRDNSSLVRHRRIHTGEKPFECPICGKSFSYNSSLLTHQRTHTGEKPFECPICGKSFRDNSNLLTHRRTHIREKPFECPDCGKCFSDNFKLLVHQRTHIGEKPFECPDCGKCFSQNSHMLTHQRIHTGEKPFECPSCEKSFSDNSSLVRHRRTHTGEKPFECPDCGKSFRQNSSLVAHQRAHTGEKPFECPICGKSFRDNSSLVRHRRIHTGEKPFECPICGKSFSYNSSLLTHQRTHTGEKPFECPICGKCYSQSSHLVTHQRTHRRETL, encoded by the exons ATGACACACCAGagcactcacacaggagagaaaccctttgaatgtcccatCTATAGGAAAAACCTTTctaataattccagcctggtgaaacaccggaggactcacacaggagagaaaccctttgaatctcctgactgtgggaaaagctttagtaaTAATTCCAGCCTGctaacacaccagaggactcacacaggagagaagccctttAAATGTcatgactgtgggaaacgttttagtaaGAATTCtagcctggtgacacaccagaggattcacacaggagagaaaccctttgaatgtcctgattgtggcaaaagtttcagtcagaattcccacctgttgacacaccagaggattcacacaggagagaaaccctttgaatgtccttatTGTGGCAAAAGTTACAGTCTGAATTCCCACCTGttgacacaccagaggattcacacaggagagaaaccctttgaatgtcctgcctgtggcaaatgtttcacacagaattcccacctgctgacccaccagaggattcacacaggagagaaaccctttaaatgtcatgattgtggaaaaagctttagtgataattccagcctggtgacacatcggaggactcacacaggagagaaaccctttgaatgtcctgactgtgggaaaagtttcagtcagaattcccacctgctgacgcaccagaggattcacacaggagagaaaccttttgaatgtcttaTCTGTGAGAAAagctttagtgataattccagcctagtgaaacatcagaggactcacacaggagagaaaccctttgaatgtattgactgtgggaaaagctttagtgaaaattccagcctggtgacacaccggaggactcacagaggagagaaaccctttgaatgtcctgactgtgggaaaagtttcagtcagaattcccacctggtgacacaccagaggattcacacaggagagaaaccctttgaatgtcctgtttgtggcaaaagtttcagtcagaattcccacctgctgacacaccagaggattcacacaggagagaaaccctttgaatgtcctgattgtggcaaAAGTTACAGTCTGAATTCCCACTTGttgacacaccagaggattcacacaggagagaaaccctttgagtgtCCTGCCTGTGGCAAATGTTTCACACAGAATTCCCACCTGCGGacccaccagaggattcacacaggagagaaaccctttaaatgtcctatctgtgggaaaagctttagtgaTAATTCCCGCCTGGTGACacaccggaggactcacacaggagagaaaccctttgaatgtcctgactgtgggaaaagtttcagtcagaattcccacctgctgacccaccagaggattcacacaggagagaaaccttttgaatgtcctatctgtgggaaaagctttagtgataattccagcctcgtgcaacaccagaggactcacacaggagagaaacccttcgaatgtactgactgtgggaaaagctttagtgaaaattccagcctggtgacacatcggaggactcacacaggagagaaaccctttgaatgtcctgactgtgggaaaagtttcagtcagaattcccacatGCTGAGACACCAGAAG ggcactcacacaggagagaaaccctttgaatgtcctatttgtgggaaaagctttagtgataattccagcctggtgaaacaccggaggactcacacaggagagaaaccctttgaatgtcctgactgtgggaaaagtttcagtcagaattcccacctgctGACCCACCGGAggtttcacacaggagagaaaccttttgaatgtcctattTGTGAGAAAagctttagtgataattccagcctggtgaaacaccggaggactcacacaggagagaaaccttttgaatgtcctatcTGTGAGAAAagctttagtgataattccagcctggtgaaacatcggaggagtcacacaggagagaaaccctttgaatgtcctgactgtgggaaaagtttcagtcagaattcccacctgctGACCCACCGGAggtttcacacaggagagaaaccttttgaatgtcctattTGTGAGAAAagctttagtgataattccagcctggtgaaacaccggaggactcacacaggagagaaaccttttgaatgtcctatcTGTGAGAAAagctttagtgataattccagcctggtgaaacatcggaggagtcacacaggagagaaaccctttgaatgtcctgactgtgggaaaagtttcagtcagaattccagcctggtgagataccagaggattcacacaggagagaaaccttttgaatgtcctatcTGTGAGAAAagctttagtgataattccagcctggtgaaacaccggaggactcacacaggagagaaaccttttgaatgtcctatcTGTGAGAAAagctttagtgataattccagcctggtgaaacacctgaggactcacacaggagagaaaccctttgaatgtcctgactgtgggaaaagtttcagtcagaattccctcCTGCTGACCCACCAgagtattcacacaggagagaaaccttttgaatgtcctatcTGTGAAAAAagctttagtgataattccagcctggtgaaacaccggaggactcacacaggagagaaaccctttgaatgtactgactgtgggaaaagctttagtgaaaattccagcctggtgacacaccggaggactcacacaggagagaaaccctttgaatgtcatgactgtgggaaaagtttcagccaGAGTTCCCACATGCTGAGACATAAGAaggctcacacaggagagaaaccctttgaatgtcctgactgtgggaaatgtttcagtcagaattcccacatGCTGAGGCACCGGacgattcacacaggagagaaaccctttgaatgtcctgattgtggaaaaagttacaGTCTGAATTCCCACATgctgacacaccagaggactcacacaggagagaaaccctttgaatgtcctatctgtgggaaaagctttagtgataattccagcctggtgagacaccggaggactcacacaggagagaaaccctttgaatgtcctgactgtgggaaatctttccgtcagaattccagcctggtgacacaccagaggactcacacaggagagaaaccctttgaatgtcctatttgtgggaaaagctttagggataattccagcctggtgagacaccggaggattcacacaggagagaaaccttttgaatgtcctatctgtgggaaaagctttagttaTAATTCCAGCCTGTTGACACATCAGAGGacgcacacaggagagaaaccctttgaatgtcctatctgtgggaaaagctttagggATAATTCCAACCTGTTGACACACCGGAGGACCCATATAagggagaaaccctttgaatgtcctgactgtgggaaatgttttagtgacAATTTCAAACTGttggtacaccagaggactcacataggagagaaacccttcgaatgtcctgactgtggcaaatgtttcagtcagaattcccacatgctgacacaccagaggattcacacaggagagaaaccctttgaatgtcctagcTGTGAGAAAagctttagtgataattccagcctggtgagacaccggaggactcacacaggagagaaaccctttgaatgtcctgactgtgggaaatctttccgtcagaattccagcctggtggcaCACCAGAgggctcacacaggagagaaaccctttgaatgtcctatttgtgggaaaagctttagggataattccagcctggtgagacaccggaggattcacacaggagagaaaccttttgaatgtcctatctgtgggaaaagctttagttaTAATTCCAGCCTGTTGACACATCAGAGGacgcacacaggagagaaaccctttgaatgtcctatctGTGGGAAATGTTAcagtcagagttcccacctggtgacacaccagaggactcacaggagggaaaccctttga
- the LOC139160083 gene encoding zinc finger protein 850-like isoform X2 — protein sequence MLRHQKAHTREKPFGCPICGKSFSQNSHLLTHQRIHTGEKPFECPDCGKSYSLNSHLLTHQRIHTGEKPFECPICGKSFSDNSRLVQHQRTHTGEKPFECPDCGKSFSQMCLLLTHQRTHTGEKPFKCHDCGKRFSKNSSLVTHQRIHTGEKPFECPDCGKSFSQNSHLLTHQRIHTGEKPFECPYCGKSYSLNSHLLTHQRIHTGEKPFECPACGKCFTQNSHLLTHQRIHTGEKPFKCHDCGKSFSDNSSLVTHRRTHTGEKPFECPDCGKSFSQNSHLLTHQRIHTGEKPFECLICEKSFSDNSSLVKHQRTHTGEKPFECIDCGKSFSENSSLVTHRRTHRGEKPFECPDCGKSFSQNSHLVTHQRIHTGEKPFECPVCGKSFSQNSHLLTHQRIHTGEKPFECPDCGKSYSLNSHLLTHQRIHTGEKPFECPACGKCFTQNSHLRTHQRIHTGEKPFKCPICGKSFSDNSRLVTHRRTHTGEKPFECPDCGKSFSQNSHLLTHQRIHTGEKPFECPICGKSFSDNSSLVQHQRTHTGEKPFECTDCGKSFSENSSLVTHRRTHTGEKPFECPDCGKSFSQNSHMLRHQKAHTRDKPWC from the exons atGCTGAGACACCAGAAGgctcacacaagagagaaaccctttggATGTCctatttgtgggaaaagtttcagtcagaattcccacctgttgacacaccagaggattcacacaggagagaaaccctttgaatgtcctgattgtgggaaaagttacaGTCTGAATTCCCACCTGttgacacaccagaggattcacacaggagagaaaccttttgaatgtcctatctgtgggaaaagctttagtgataattcccgcctggtgcaacaccagaggactcacacaggagagaaaccctttgaatgtcctgactgtgggaaaagtttcagtcaga TGTGTCT CCTGctaacacaccagaggactcacacaggagagaagccctttAAATGTcatgactgtgggaaacgttttagtaaGAATTCtagcctggtgacacaccagaggattcacacaggagagaaaccctttgaatgtcctgattgtggcaaaagtttcagtcagaattcccacctgttgacacaccagaggattcacacaggagagaaaccctttgaatgtccttatTGTGGCAAAAGTTACAGTCTGAATTCCCACCTGttgacacaccagaggattcacacaggagagaaaccctttgaatgtcctgcctgtggcaaatgtttcacacagaattcccacctgctgacccaccagaggattcacacaggagagaaaccctttaaatgtcatgattgtggaaaaagctttagtgataattccagcctggtgacacatcggaggactcacacaggagagaaaccctttgaatgtcctgactgtgggaaaagtttcagtcagaattcccacctgctgacgcaccagaggattcacacaggagagaaaccttttgaatgtcttaTCTGTGAGAAAagctttagtgataattccagcctagtgaaacatcagaggactcacacaggagagaaaccctttgaatgtattgactgtgggaaaagctttagtgaaaattccagcctggtgacacaccggaggactcacagaggagagaaaccctttgaatgtcctgactgtgggaaaagtttcagtcagaattcccacctggtgacacaccagaggattcacacaggagagaaaccctttgaatgtcctgtttgtggcaaaagtttcagtcagaattcccacctgctgacacaccagaggattcacacaggagagaaaccctttgaatgtcctgattgtggcaaAAGTTACAGTCTGAATTCCCACTTGttgacacaccagaggattcacacaggagagaaaccctttgagtgtCCTGCCTGTGGCAAATGTTTCACACAGAATTCCCACCTGCGGacccaccagaggattcacacaggagagaaaccctttaaatgtcctatctgtgggaaaagctttagtgaTAATTCCCGCCTGGTGACacaccggaggactcacacaggagagaaaccctttgaatgtcctgactgtgggaaaagtttcagtcagaattcccacctgctgacccaccagaggattcacacaggagagaaaccttttgaatgtcctatctgtgggaaaagctttagtgataattccagcctcgtgcaacaccagaggactcacacaggagagaaacccttcgaatgtactgactgtgggaaaagctttagtgaaaattccagcctggtgacacatcggaggactcacacaggagagaaaccctttgaatgtcctgactgtgggaaaagtttcagtcagaattcccacatGCTGAGACACCAGAAGGCTCACACAAGAGATAAACCCTGGTGTTAA
- the LOC139160079 gene encoding zinc finger and SCAN domain-containing protein 2-like, with the protein MVTHQGIHTGEKPFKCPYCGKSFSNNSRLVTHQRSHTGEKPFECPVCGKGFSQSSNLVRHQRTHTGEKPFECHCWKHFSHNSSLVTHQRIHTGEKPFECPDCGKSFSYNSSLVKHRGTHTGEKPFECPICGESFSQNSHLLTHQSIHTGEKPFECPDCGKTYSLNSHLLTHQRIHTGEKPFECPDCGKTYSLNSHLLTHQRIHTGEKPFECPICGKSFSDNSSLVQHQRTQTGEKPFKCTDCGKSFSENSSLVTHRRTHTGEKPFECPDCGKSFSQNSHLLTHQRIHTGEKPFECPDCGKSFSRNSHMLRHQEAHKRETL; encoded by the coding sequence ATGGTGACACACCAggggattcacacaggagagaaaccctttaaatgtccttactgtgggaaaagctttagtaaTAATTCCAGACTGGTGACACACCAAAggagtcacacaggagagaaaccctttgaatgtcctgtctgtgggaaaggttttagtcagagttccaacctggtgagacaccagaggactcatacaggagagaaaccctttgaatgtcattGTTGGAAacattttagtcataattccagcctggtgacccaccagaggattcacacaggagagaaaccctttgaatgtcctgattgtggaaaaagtttcagttacaattccagcctggtgaaacaccgggggactcacacaggagagaaaccctttgaatgtcctatttgtggggaaagtttcagtcagaattcccacctgttGACACACCAGAgcattcacacaggagagaaaccctttgaatgtcctgattgtggcaaAACTTACAGTCTGAATTCCCACCTGttgacacaccagaggattcacacaggagagaaaccctttgaatgtcctgattgtggcaaAACTTACAGTCTGAATTCCCACCTGCTGacccaccagaggattcacacaggagagaaaccttttgaatgtcctatctgtgggaaaagctttagtgataattccagcctggtgcaacaccagaggactcaaacaggagagaaacccttcaaatgtactgactgtgggaaaagctttagtgaaaattccagcctggtgacacatcggaggactcacacaggagagaaaccctttgaatgtcctgattgtggcaaaagtttcagtcagaattcccacctgctgacacaccagaggattcacacaggagagaaaccctttgaatgccctgactgtgggaaaagtttcagtcggaaTTCCCACATGCTGAGACACCAGGAGGCTcacaagagagaaaccctttga